The genomic stretch CGCAGAGGTTCGCTAGGGTCATGCGTTCGCCGCGCGTGAAGCGGTCCCCGGCGTGCATCTCGATGCTCTGGTACGTGGCGCCGTCCGCGCCGAGGCGGCGGATCATCTCCAGCGCGACGTCCTTGGCGGTCACGCCGGGCCGCAGGTCGCCCGTGAAGGTGACCTTGACGCTGTCAGGGACTTTCAGCCACGTCTTGCCGCTCGCGGCGGCCAGGGCGATGTCGGTGGCGCCCATGCCGCTGCCGAACGCGGCGACCGCCCCGTATGTCGTGGAGTGGCTGTCGCTGCCCAGCACGATCCAGCCGGGGCGGGCGAGGCCTTCCTCCATCAGGACCTGGTGGCAGATGCCGCGGCCCACGTCGAAGAGGCGCACGCCTGTCTGGGCGGCGTACTCGCGCGCTTCCTTCTGCGCCTGCGCAACGCTGACGGTGCTGGCGGGGGCGACGTGATCGATCACGATGCTGACCCGCTCGGGGTATTTAGGTGTGGCGCCGAGGTCCTGCTGCATGCGCTGGATGAAGCTCTGGGCGATGGAGTCCACGACCATGACCTGATCGACCTCGACGACCGCGAGGTCACCGGCGTACACGGTGTGCGTGCCGCGCCGGGAGAGGATCTTTTCCGCCATGGTCTGCGGGCGGGGGGTAGGGTTCGTCATGCGTCCCATGATGCCGTATTCCGCAGCGGGCGGCGTGAGATTGACTGGATTTTCGGGATAAAACTTTTCAATCGCCAATCCTTCCGGGCAGCTGGATTCGGCGACCGTATGGGGCGGAACGCCACGCCGCGCGTCCCACACTGCCCGAATCCATTCTTCTGAACCCGGGTCAAGACAGCGGGTCAGCCGGGTGTCACCATGCTCGCGTACCCACAATTCACCCGGCGCCCGGCCCCCACACGCCGCCCCCGACCCGGGCGGAGCGTGGCCGCCTGGGTCGCCACCCAGGAGACCGTATGACCGCACCCCGACTTCCCCTCACACTGCTCCTTGCCGTCACCAGCCTCCTGTCCGCGTGCCGCAGCGACCCCGCCGCGCCCACCCCGGCCCAGGCGGGCACCCGCCTGAGCGTCGCCGCGACCCCCACCCCGACCGAGGCGACCGCCACGCCGAAACTCACTGACCTGACCGCCACGTACCCCGGCGGCACGCAATCGCGCACGCTGGCGCTGGACAAGAGCGTCCCGCTGATCCTCGTGCACGGGCTGGGCGGCTGGGGCCGCGACGAGGGCCTGGGCCTGCGCTACTGGGGCGGACTGCTGGACGTGCAGGCGGACCTGCGCGCCCAGGGGTACACCGTGTACACCGCCAGCCTGGGGCCGGTCAGCAGCAACTGGGACCGCGCGGCGGAACTGTACGCGCAGATCAGGGGCGGCTGCGTGGACTACGGCGCGGCGCACGCCCAGACGCAGGGGCACGCCCGCACCGACCCGAAGAAATGCTACGCCGGGTTCTACCCCGGCTGGGACGCCACGCGCCCCGTGAACCTACTGGGGCACTCCATGGGCGGGCAGACCGCGCGGCTGCTCGTGAAACTGCTGGACGACGGGGACGCCGCGAACCGCGCCAGTGGCGGCCTGTTCACCGGGGGCCGCGCCGGGTGGGTGCGCAATGTCATGACGGTCAGCTCCCCGAACAGCGGCTCTCCGGCGGCCGACACGTTGCAGGACTCGATTCCCATGTTCAAGAACCTGATCCTGGCCTTCGCGTCCAGCGTGGGTGGCCTGGACCCCGAAAATTTCGTGTACGACTTCGACCTGGGCCACTGGGGACTGAGCCGCGCGGCCGGTGAGACCTTTACCTCGTACAACACGCGCGTGTTCAACTCCGGCATCTGGACGTCCCGCGATCAGGCCGCGTACGACCTGAGCGTGGACGGCTCGGCGGCGCTGAACACGTACGTGGGCCGCAGCCGCACCACGAAGTACTTCTCCTGGGAAACGAACGCCACCAGCAGAGGCCTCGTCTCGGGCTGGCACTACCCGAACCTGACCATGAACGCCGTCCTCTCCCCCATCGCGTACCCGTACGCGTGGCCGCTCAAGCCGGGCCTGGGCAACATCAGCGGCCGCAGCCCGGGCGGGATCGGGTACGACAGCTCGTGGTGGGCGAACGACGGGATCGTCCCGAACCGCTCCATGAACGCCCCGCTGGGCCAGACCAGCGCCGCGTACACCGGGCAGATCACGGCCCCAGGAAGCTGGTACCGCCTGGGCCGCGTGGACGGGTACGACCACATCGACATCACGGGGAACCTGTCCTTCCGGGACGTGAAGGCCTTCTACCGCAATCAGGCGGCGTTCCTGGCCGGGCAGTAGCCCTCAGGATTCCAGAAGCGGAGGGCGGCCCCGGGTGTGGGCCGCCTTCCGTTTCTGGTCCTGGGCTACGGGCAGAGCTGGCCGCTGCACAGCGCGTGGTACCGGCGGGACATCTCCTGCGCGGGCGTGCCGCAGCGGTCCTCCTCGACCCACCACCACGTCAGGGCCAGCAGGCCCCCGCTGAGGTAATGCGCGGCGTACCCGACCGCCGTGTCGTTCGTGGGGACGCGGCCCGGCATGACGAGGTCCTGCATGATCACCGCGAACTGCCGCTCGTAGCGCGACAGGATCGCGTGCGGGCCGCCGTCCAGACTCAGGGACCCCAGGATCGGGGCGATGTGCGCGATGTGCGCGAAGTACACGGTCCAGCGGGTGTCGTCCGAGCCGGTCCAGGCGCGCAGGGCGTCGTGGACCCGGCCGATCATCTGCAGGAGGTAACTGCTGAGCACCTCGTCCTTGTTCTCGAAGTGCAGGTAGAAAGTCGAGCGGCTGATGTTCGCGCGGTCGCAGATGGCCTGCACCGTGACGGACTGAAGGTTCTTCTGTTCCAGCAGGAGGTCCACCAGTGCGGACTGGAGCGCCGCCTTGGTTCGCCTGACACTGCGATTTCGGGGCACCATACCCACCCATTTTATGAGACCTTCATCTTCAGGGCCTGACTGAACGCGTCTTCCTCTGGACAATGCCGCGACAGCTGTCCACTTCTGCACGATCCGGCGCGCCGTGCCCGGCCATGCCCCGCAGATCGGCGCGCGCCGCCGCCCGCCACGTGGCAGAGTGACAGCACCCCACCATGACCCGTTCCACCCTTCCCGACGTCACCACACGGTCACCCCTGATCGTCGTCCTGGACGACGACCCGCACGAATGCACCCTGCTGGGCACCCTGATCCAGGACACCTGGCCGCGCTGCGCGGTGCAGGCCGGACCACCCACCGCCGCGCTGCTGCGCGACCTGACCCGACCGGACGGCCTGCGCCCCGACCTGCTGATCGTCGAGCAGGACATGCCCGGCTGCATGGGCCTGGACATCCTGCGGACCGTGCGGGCCTCGCCGGGCGGGCAGACCCTGCCAGTCGTGATCCTCAGCGCCGACGAGGACCCGCGCGGCGCGGCCGCCGCCCACCACGCCGGCGCCAGCGCGTACCATGTGCGCCCCACCGCGCCCGCCGCGTACCGCGCGCTGCTGGCCGACCTGCTGCGGACCTTCCTGCCCGACCGGGCCGACTGACAGCAGAATTCAGGAGTATTGAAGGTGCCCTTCAATACTCCTGAACGAGCGGAGCGAGCACCTGACATCACCAGCGGTTGGAAGTGGAATTGAAGGGCGTGGTGTTGGCCCTTCAATGGAACTGGAAACCGCTGTGATTCGGATTCCGCTTGTTTCGTGGACAGATCGGAAGACCACCGATCCGTCCACGCCACGTCCGGCACCCGCTTCACTCCTCCTCGCATCCGCTCGGGCTGAAAGCTGTTGCACACCTGTCGACCGGTGTCCGTATGACGTCAGTCCAGGCGGCCCAGGAACGCCTGAGTCTGGTACGCCAGGGTGACCTCTCCTTCCTGCGCGTGCCGGTCGAAGGCGCCGTCCAGCGCGCGCTCCAGCGCCGGGTAGGTCTCGTCCCCGCGGTTCGGCAGGTAGCTGACGCTGGTCGCCAGGGCGCGTAGGCCCTCGCGCGTCAGGGGGTGCCCGTGCGTGAAGGCGTGCCGCGTGAACCCGCCGGGGAGATGCTGGGGCAGTTCGTCCTTCAGCACGCAGGTCCGCAGCGGGTCGTCCCCGGTGAAGGCCCGGACGACCTCGCCGTACGCACGGTTGAAGGGACTGTCCGCCGCGCGCCAGTCGTTCCAGACGAGCAGCACGCGCCCGCCGGGCCGCAGCACCCGCCGGAACTCCGGGACGGTGCGGGCCGGGTCGAACCAGTGCGCGGCCTGCGCCGCCGTGATCAGCCCGGCGCTGGCGTCCGGCAGCCCGGTGGACGCCGACGTGCCCGCGTGGACGCTCAACTGTCCGGCGCGGACGGCACCCTCCAGGCTGGTTTCGAGGTGCGCGCGCATCTCCGGGTTGGGTTCCACCGCCGCCACGCGCGCCCCGCCCGAGAGCAGCAGCGCCGTGAACCGCCCGGTGCCCGCCCCGATATCCGCCACGCCGCCCGACAGCAGCCCGGCCTCCTCCAGCCACGTGCCCAGGGCAGCGGGGTAACCGGGCCGGGCGACCGCGTACGCGTCGGCGCGGCCCAGGAAGCGCGCGGGGTGATCGGTCGGCGGGATGGTCATGCCCGCAGGATACGGTCCGGTCGGCGGTTCAGTCGCCGGACCTGACCGGCCCGCTCGCGGCGGCCTCTGTCCCGGCCGCCGTGGTCGGCGCAGGCCCAGTCTGGACAGGCTCGGTCGGGGTACGCTCAGGTGTCGTCGGTGCAGCAGGCGCCGGTATCACGGGCGCGGCACTGCTGGGCACCGTGCCGGCCGGGACCGGAGGGACCGGCGCGAGACCGGTCCGATTCCCACGGCGGCCCCGCTTCGTTCCGTCGGAAGCCGGTCGGGGCGTCGCGGGCCGAGCCTTGAACGGACGGACCGGGGCGCGCACGCTGGGCCGCCACGCGCTGGCCACGAAGTACACCACGCCCGCCAGGACGCCGGTGATCAGCAGGAACCACAGCAGGCGGCCCAGCACCCCGGCTGCGCCCACAATGAACAGGCCCAGGCCGGTCAGGAGCTGCCCGAGCAGCCACACGGCGGCCAGGGCCGTCACAGCCAGCAGCACCACGCCCGCCAGGGCCAGCAGGAGACGCGTCATCAGGGCGCAGTGTAGCAAGGGGCGCGTGCAGATGGACGGCGAACAGACCGGGCGGGGCTGGCGTACCCTGGGCGGCGTGAAGATGCTGGAAACGGAGCTGCTCGTGGTGGGCGGCGGGGTGGCCGGGGCGTACGCGACCCTCACGGCGCGCAGTTACGGGGCGGACGTCCTGCTGGCCTGCAAGACGCCCCTCGTGGGCGGTTCGACCCGCTGGGCGCAGGGCGGCATCGCCGCGCCGCTGGCGGAGGGCGACGAGGACGCGCACGCGCAGGACACCGTGAAGGCCGGGCGGGGCCTGTGCGAGCCGGAAGCGGTGCAGGCCTTCGTGCGCGACGCCCGCTCGCACGTGGAGACCCTGCGGGACCTGGGCGTGACGTTCAGTCCGCACGCCACGCTGGAGGGCGGGCACAGCCGGGCGCGCATCCGGCATCAGGGGGACGCGACCGGGCACGCGATCAGCGTGGCGCTCGCCGAGGCCCTGCAGGCGGGGCGCAGTCCGGCGCTGCGGCTGATGGAGCACGCGTTCGTACGCAACCTGCGCGTGTCGGGCGGCGCGGTGGTGGGCGCGGACCTGCTCACGCCGGACGGCCCGGTACGGGTGCGGGCGGGGGCGGTGCTGCTCGCCACGGGGGGTTTCGGGCGGCTGTACCCGGTGACGACCGCGCCGCCCGAGGGCACCGGGGACGGGCTGGGGCTGGCGTGGCAGGCGGGCGCGGCGCTGCGGGACCTGGAGTTCGTGCAGTTCCACCCGACCGCCGTGGTGCGGGACGGCGCGGCGCACCTGGTCACCGAGGCCGCGCGGGGTGAGGGGGGCCGCTTATTGAACGCGCGCGGTGAGCGCTTCATGGAGCGCTACGACCCGGCGCTGGAACTCGCGCCGAGGGACGTGGTGGCGCGCGCGATCGCCGCGGAGATCGCCGCGACGGGCCGCGTGGATCTGGACCTGCGGCACCTGGGCGCGGCGTTCGTGCGCTCGCGCTTCCCGACGGTGACGGCGTCCCTGGCCCCGCTGGGCCTGGACCTGGGCGCGGACCTGATCCCGGTACAGCCCGCCGTGCACTACACGATGGGCGGCGTGCAGACGGACGTGCAGGGCCGCTCGAGCGTGCCGGGCCTGTACGCGGCGGGCGAGGTAGCGTCCAGTGGCCTGCACGGCGCGAACCGCCTGGCGAGCAACAGCCTGTCGGAGGGGCTGGTGTTCGGCGCGCGGGCGGCCCGCGCGGCCCTGGCCGCCCTGAAGGCCGTGCCCGCCCGCTCGGAGGCACTGGACGCGCCGCTGGTGGACCCGGCCTGCCTGCCCGATCTGCGCGCGGTGGTGGCGGGCGCGGCGGGCCTGCGCCGGGACGCGGCGGGCCTGCGCGCGGCGCTGGACGGCTGGCAGTGGCCGGGCACGACCACCGAGTCCCGTGAGAGTCTGGAGGCGGGGCACCTCGCCCTGATCGGCGGGCGGCTGCTGCGCGCCGCCCTGGCCCGCGAGGAGTCGCGCGGCGGGCATCACCGCACGGACTTCCCGCGTGAGGCGGCGTCGGCCGTGCACTCGGTGCAGTCGCGGGCGCTGGGGGATGGGGTGGCCCGCGTGCCGGTCGGCGTGCCCGAGGCGCGCGCGGCTGTGCTAGGGTCTTCCGCGTGAATTCCCGCACAACGCTGACCGTGGGGGCCGCCCCGTGCTGAGTCTGGATGAGCGCCTGCGCGCCGCCCTGGCCGAGGACATCGGCCGCGGCGACGCCACGACCCTCGCCACCATTCCCGCCGCGCAGCAGGCCCGCGCGGAGTTCCTGCTCAAGGAGGCCGGGGTGCTCAGCGGCCTGGCGGTCGCCACGCGCGTGTTCGCGCTGGTGGACCCGACCGTGACCGTCACCTGGACCGCGCAGGATGGCGAGGCACGCACCCGCGGCCCGGTCGGCACGGTGCAGGGCGCGGCCCGCAGCCTCCTGACCGGCGAGCGGCTGGCCCTGAACCTCATGCAGCGCCTGTCGGGCGTGGCGACCCAGACGCGCCGTCACGTGGACGCCCTGGGCGAGTCGCGCACGCGCTTGCTCGACACCCGCAAGACCACGCCGCTGTGGCGCGACTTGGAAAAACAGGCCGTGCGGCACGGGGGCGGCTTCAACCACCGCGCGGGCCTGGACGACGGCATCCTGATCAAGGACAACCACGTCGCCGCCGCCGGGAGCATCACCGAGGCGATCCGCCGCGCGCGGGACGCCGCGTACCTGCTGAAAGTCGAGTGCGAGGTGCCCGACCTCGCCGGGCTGGAGGAAGCCCTGCGCGCCGGGGCCGACCGGGTGCTGCTGGACAACATGAGTGACGACCTGCTGGCCCAGGCGGTGGCGGTGCGGGACCGGCTGGCGCCGCACGTCACGCTGGAGGCCAGCGGCAACATGACGCCCGCGCGCCTGCCTGCCGTGGCGGCCAGCGGCGTGGATTTCGTGAGCGCCGGGGGCCTGACCCACTCCGCGCCCGCGCTGGACATCAGCCTGAACTTCATTCCCCTTCCCGAGACTGCACTGCCCGAGGACCCCAAATGACCGACTCTGCTCCTGAAGCCGTGAATCCCGTCGTCCCCCGCCCCCAGACCCCGCACCGCGACCTGCTGCAACTGGAGGTCCTGCCCGACGAGGCGCAGATCCGCGCGGACATCGAACGCCTCCGGAAGGAGCGCAACGCGGTGATCATCGCGCACAACTACCAGCGGCCCGAGGTGCAGGGAATCGCGGACTTCGTCGGGGACTCGCTGGGCCTCTCTCGGCAGGCGGCGAAAACCGACGCGGACGTGATCGTGTTCGCCGGGGTGCATTTCATGGCGGAAACCGCCGCGATCCTCAACCCGGAAAAGACCGTGCTGCTGCCCGACCTGCGCGCCGGGTGCTCCCTGGCCGACACCGTGACCGCGCAGGGCATCCGCGACTGGAAGACGCAGAACCCTGGCGGGCTGGTCGTCACGTATGTGAACACCACGGCCGACGTGAAGGCCGAGAGCGACTACTGCGTCACCAGCGGCAACGCCGTGCAGGTCGTGCAGAGCCTCCCGGAGGGCGTGCCGGTCCTGTTCGCCCCCGACCGGTTCCTGGCGGCGCACGTGATCCGCGAGACGGGCCGCGCCATGGACGTCTGGGACGGCGCGTGCCACGTGCACGAGGCGATCCGCCCCGAGGACGTGCAGGGCCAGCAGGCGGCGTACCCGGACGCGGAACTCCTCATCCACCCCGAGTGCGGCTGCTCCAGCCGGATCCTCGGCGCCATTCCCGAGTTGCAGCTGTACTCCACCGAGGGCATGATCCACCGCGCCAAGGCCAGCCCCGCGCAGGCATTCATCGTCGTCACCGAGACCGGCATGGTCACCCGCCTGGAACACGACGTGCCCGACAAGACCTTCATTCCCGTCAGCCGCACCGCCTGCTGCGAGTACATGAAGATGATCACCCTGGACAACATCCGCGACGCCCTGGTGAACCTCGAACCCCGCGTGACCGTCCCGGCGGACATCCGCGCGCTGGCCCTGAAACCCATCGAACGCATGCTCGCCATCGGGTAACGACAAGGCCCAGGGGGCGCGGACTGATCGAACGTCCGCGCCCCCTCGCGTTATGGTCAGTCCCGGGCGTCGTCCAGGTGCTCCTGCACGTCCTGGCGCATTCGGACGGCGAGCGGCCAGCGCAGGTAGCCTTCCAGGGTGGCGGCGTCGGGCTTGGCGCCGAACCACAGGTCGAACAGCTCACCGATGGTCGGGGCGCCGTCCTCGGCGGGCGTGAATGTCACCCGGTCACCCGCGCCCACTGTGCCAGGCTGGAGGACACGCAGGTACGCGCCGGGGCGGCGGGCCCGCGCGAACGTCTTCGCGAAGGTGCCGTCCCCCATGTGCGCCGCGAGGGTCGCGCAGGGAATGCGGGGCGCGGTGACCTCAAACACCACGTCACCCTCGGGGGCATGCACGGTCAGGCGGTCCCCCACCCGGAGCTGCGCGGACTCCAGCCCGCTCAGGACGAGATTCTCACCCAGGGTGCCGGGCCGCAGCGGCTCGCCCAGCACCTCGGTCCAGTGGTCGTAATCGGGCGCGGTGTACAGGTACGCCGCCTGATCGGGTCCACCGTGGTGCTTCCTGTTGTCGATGTGGTCGCCGTCCAGTCGTTCCACGCCGACGGTCACGCGGCCCGGTACCGGGTGCTTGTCGATCCCGCTGATGTCGTCGCGTTTCCCGACGCGCAGGGCGGTCGGCTGCCCGACGCACACGGCGTCCAGCTTGAGGGTGGGGGTCATGCCCGCCAGCGTAGCGTGCCGGGCGCGGGGTGTGGCCGACAGGAGCGCAGGGCGTGGTGACCGCTGTCCTCGTCAGGAACGCGGGCGTGTGATGGAATGCGGGGCGTGAGTGTTCCGCCCCCCGCGTCCCCCTTCGATCCCGCCCTGGCCGAGGCGGGGCGAGTCCCGACCCTGGCCGTGCTGATCGCCCTGTTCGGCCTGACCGTCCTGCCGTTCCTGGCGGGCCTGATCCAGGGGCAGACCGAGGGCGTCCTGCGGCAACTGATCTACGCGGCGGGCACGGCGTTCCTGCTGAGCATGGTGTGGCGCGGCAGCGTGTGGGCGTGGCGCCTGACCCTGAGTTTCGGGATGCTGGCGGGCTTTCTGGTGTTCATCGTGGGCATGCTGGCGGGCAGCGCGTCCTGGCGCGGCTGGGTCGTCAGCCTGGCGGGGCTGGGCTACCTGCTGCTGTGCACGGCGCTGGTGGGGACGCCCAGCATCCGAGCGTTCCTCGATTCCCGCTGGGCGCAGCGGTCCGGGCGGCGGGCGTGAGCGGCGAGCGGCGCTTCACGGTGCAGGGCACGAACAACTCGTTCACCTGCGCCAACTGCGGGTCCGAGGTGCATCCCCTGCAGAACGGGTCGGTGCGCAACCACTGCCCGGCGTGCCTGCACAGCCTGCACGTGGACGTCATGCCCGGCGACCGCGCCTGCGACTGCCACGGCGTGATGGAACCCGTGGACGTGGACCAGAGCGGGAAGAAGGGCTGGGTGATCGTGCACCGCTGCCGCAGGTGCGGATTCACGGGCCGCAACCGCGCCGCGCTGGACGACCCGGGGCAGCCGGACAGCTGGGACGCGCTGATCGCGATCAGCAGCCGCAGGCGCGACTGATCGGGTAGGGCGGCGCGGCGGCGCTGGCAGGGGGTCGGGGTATCCTGCGCGTCATGGCACTCTGGCTTGTGTTCGGTTTCATCCTCCTCAGCGCGACCCTGATCCTGGCGATGACGTTCGGCCCGCTGCGCGCGGCGGCGAACGTGCGGGTCATCCGGATGATCGCGTACGTGCAGTACGCGGCGGCGCTGCTGCTCTTGGGCGCGCGCCTGACCGGGAAGGCATGACAGTCCACACGCTCGACCTGAACTTCCAGAACACGCCGGGGGTGATCGCGTCCAGCGTGTTCGACACCGGGGACGGGCTGGCGGTCGTGGATACCGGGCCGGGCAGCACCCTGGGCGCGCTGGCGACCGGGCTGGGCGGGCTGGGCGCATCGCTGGCGGACGTGCGGCACGTGCTGCTCACGCACATTCACTTCGACCACGCGGGCGCGGCGGGCACGGTGCTGGACCGGGTGCCGCAGGCCCGCGCGTACGTGCACGAACGCGGCGCGGCGCACCTGTCGCGCCCGGAGCGGCTGCTGGCGAGCGCCACGCAGATCTACGGCGAGCACATGGACACCCTGTGGGGCCCCATGCAGCCCATCGATCCCGGGCGCCTGACCGTCCTGAAGGGTGGCGAGGCGTTGACGATGGGCCGAGTGCCCGTGCAGGTGCACTACACGCCGGGTCACGCCGTGCACCACGTCTCGTACCACGCCGGGGACGCCCTGTTCCTGGGGGACGTGGGGGGCATCCGGCTGGACGTTGCCCAGACACCCCGCGCGCCCACGCCCCCGCCGGACATCAATCTGGAGGCGTGGCGGGACAGTCTCTCCGTGCTGGAGACGCTGGACGCCCGGACGCTGCACCTCGCGCATTTCGGGGCGTACCCGAACACGCCCGCCCACTGGGCCGGGCTGCGCGCGACCATGACCGCCGACGCCGAGCGCGTCCGCGCGGGCCTGACGGCCGGACTGGACTCGCAGGCCATCACGACCGCCTTCACCGAGGAGCTTATGCACGACCTGTCCCTGGAAGACCCGACTCTGCCCGCCCGTTACGATTTCGCGTGCCCGCCGTGGAT from Deinococcus soli (ex Cha et al. 2016) encodes the following:
- the nadA gene encoding quinolinate synthase NadA; this translates as MTDSAPEAVNPVVPRPQTPHRDLLQLEVLPDEAQIRADIERLRKERNAVIIAHNYQRPEVQGIADFVGDSLGLSRQAAKTDADVIVFAGVHFMAETAAILNPEKTVLLPDLRAGCSLADTVTAQGIRDWKTQNPGGLVVTYVNTTADVKAESDYCVTSGNAVQVVQSLPEGVPVLFAPDRFLAAHVIRETGRAMDVWDGACHVHEAIRPEDVQGQQAAYPDAELLIHPECGCSSRILGAIPELQLYSTEGMIHRAKASPAQAFIVVTETGMVTRLEHDVPDKTFIPVSRTACCEYMKMITLDNIRDALVNLEPRVTVPADIRALALKPIERMLAIG
- a CDS encoding class I SAM-dependent methyltransferase codes for the protein MTIPPTDHPARFLGRADAYAVARPGYPAALGTWLEEAGLLSGGVADIGAGTGRFTALLLSGGARVAAVEPNPEMRAHLETSLEGAVRAGQLSVHAGTSASTGLPDASAGLITAAQAAHWFDPARTVPEFRRVLRPGGRVLLVWNDWRAADSPFNRAYGEVVRAFTGDDPLRTCVLKDELPQHLPGGFTRHAFTHGHPLTREGLRALATSVSYLPNRGDETYPALERALDGAFDRHAQEGEVTLAYQTQAFLGRLD
- a CDS encoding MBL fold metallo-hydrolase, with the protein product MTVHTLDLNFQNTPGVIASSVFDTGDGLAVVDTGPGSTLGALATGLGGLGASLADVRHVLLTHIHFDHAGAAGTVLDRVPQARAYVHERGAAHLSRPERLLASATQIYGEHMDTLWGPMQPIDPGRLTVLKGGEALTMGRVPVQVHYTPGHAVHHVSYHAGDALFLGDVGGIRLDVAQTPRAPTPPPDINLEAWRDSLSVLETLDARTLHLAHFGAYPNTPAHWAGLRATMTADAERVRAGLTAGLDSQAITTAFTEELMHDLSLEDPTLPARYDFACPPWMSVQGLLRYWARQAARGTA
- the nadB gene encoding L-aspartate oxidase, whose amino-acid sequence is MDGEQTGRGWRTLGGVKMLETELLVVGGGVAGAYATLTARSYGADVLLACKTPLVGGSTRWAQGGIAAPLAEGDEDAHAQDTVKAGRGLCEPEAVQAFVRDARSHVETLRDLGVTFSPHATLEGGHSRARIRHQGDATGHAISVALAEALQAGRSPALRLMEHAFVRNLRVSGGAVVGADLLTPDGPVRVRAGAVLLATGGFGRLYPVTTAPPEGTGDGLGLAWQAGAALRDLEFVQFHPTAVVRDGAAHLVTEAARGEGGRLLNARGERFMERYDPALELAPRDVVARAIAAEIAATGRVDLDLRHLGAAFVRSRFPTVTASLAPLGLDLGADLIPVQPAVHYTMGGVQTDVQGRSSVPGLYAAGEVASSGLHGANRLASNSLSEGLVFGARAARAALAALKAVPARSEALDAPLVDPACLPDLRAVVAGAAGLRRDAAGLRAALDGWQWPGTTTESRESLEAGHLALIGGRLLRAALAREESRGGHHRTDFPREAASAVHSVQSRALGDGVARVPVGVPEARAAVLGSSA
- a CDS encoding esterase/lipase family protein; the protein is MTAPRLPLTLLLAVTSLLSACRSDPAAPTPAQAGTRLSVAATPTPTEATATPKLTDLTATYPGGTQSRTLALDKSVPLILVHGLGGWGRDEGLGLRYWGGLLDVQADLRAQGYTVYTASLGPVSSNWDRAAELYAQIRGGCVDYGAAHAQTQGHARTDPKKCYAGFYPGWDATRPVNLLGHSMGGQTARLLVKLLDDGDAANRASGGLFTGGRAGWVRNVMTVSSPNSGSPAADTLQDSIPMFKNLILAFASSVGGLDPENFVYDFDLGHWGLSRAAGETFTSYNTRVFNSGIWTSRDQAAYDLSVDGSAALNTYVGRSRTTKYFSWETNATSRGLVSGWHYPNLTMNAVLSPIAYPYAWPLKPGLGNISGRSPGGIGYDSSWWANDGIVPNRSMNAPLGQTSAAYTGQITAPGSWYRLGRVDGYDHIDITGNLSFRDVKAFYRNQAAFLAGQ
- a CDS encoding MOSC domain-containing protein, which codes for MTPTLKLDAVCVGQPTALRVGKRDDISGIDKHPVPGRVTVGVERLDGDHIDNRKHHGGPDQAAYLYTAPDYDHWTEVLGEPLRPGTLGENLVLSGLESAQLRVGDRLTVHAPEGDVVFEVTAPRIPCATLAAHMGDGTFAKTFARARRPGAYLRVLQPGTVGAGDRVTFTPAEDGAPTIGELFDLWFGAKPDAATLEGYLRWPLAVRMRQDVQEHLDDARD
- the nadC gene encoding carboxylating nicotinate-nucleotide diphosphorylase — encoded protein: MLSLDERLRAALAEDIGRGDATTLATIPAAQQARAEFLLKEAGVLSGLAVATRVFALVDPTVTVTWTAQDGEARTRGPVGTVQGAARSLLTGERLALNLMQRLSGVATQTRRHVDALGESRTRLLDTRKTTPLWRDLEKQAVRHGGGFNHRAGLDDGILIKDNHVAAAGSITEAIRRARDAAYLLKVECEVPDLAGLEEALRAGADRVLLDNMSDDLLAQAVAVRDRLAPHVTLEASGNMTPARLPAVAASGVDFVSAGGLTHSAPALDISLNFIPLPETALPEDPK
- a CDS encoding response regulator — translated: MTRSTLPDVTTRSPLIVVLDDDPHECTLLGTLIQDTWPRCAVQAGPPTAALLRDLTRPDGLRPDLLIVEQDMPGCMGLDILRTVRASPGGQTLPVVILSADEDPRGAAAAHHAGASAYHVRPTAPAAYRALLADLLRTFLPDRAD
- a CDS encoding TetR/AcrR family transcriptional regulator; the encoded protein is MVPRNRSVRRTKAALQSALVDLLLEQKNLQSVTVQAICDRANISRSTFYLHFENKDEVLSSYLLQMIGRVHDALRAWTGSDDTRWTVYFAHIAHIAPILGSLSLDGGPHAILSRYERQFAVIMQDLVMPGRVPTNDTAVGYAAHYLSGGLLALTWWWVEEDRCGTPAQEMSRRYHALCSGQLCP
- a CDS encoding RNHCP domain-containing protein — protein: MSGERRFTVQGTNNSFTCANCGSEVHPLQNGSVRNHCPACLHSLHVDVMPGDRACDCHGVMEPVDVDQSGKKGWVIVHRCRRCGFTGRNRAALDDPGQPDSWDALIAISSRRRD
- a CDS encoding 3-isopropylmalate dehydratase large subunit — its product is MTNPTPRPQTMAEKILSRRGTHTVYAGDLAVVEVDQVMVVDSIAQSFIQRMQQDLGATPKYPERVSIVIDHVAPASTVSVAQAQKEAREYAAQTGVRLFDVGRGICHQVLMEEGLARPGWIVLGSDSHSTTYGAVAAFGSGMGATDIALAAASGKTWLKVPDSVKVTFTGDLRPGVTAKDVALEMIRRLGADGATYQSIEMHAGDRFTRGERMTLANLCVEAGAKAGLVVPGGEILTAYGYDIPEWVYPDEGATYVQSIEIDLGTLNPRMSAPSEVDNVFDVAQLREDLRDVHVDQVFIGTCTNGRIEDLHAAADVLRGRRVAPGTRLLVIPASSQVMEDAMADGTLLTLQRAGAVLGTPGCGPCMGRHQGVLAPGEVCVSTSNRNFIGRMGDKDARIYLASPAVAAATAVMGRVALPEDVLNTKVSA